GAGTGCAAAGGCAGAAGGGAGCTTGACTGCAAGACCCACCCGTCGAGCAGGGACGAAAGTCGGCCTTAGTGATCCGACGGTGCCGAGTGGAAGGGCCGTCGCTCAACGGATAAAAGTTACTCTAGGGATAACAGGCTGATCTTCCCCAAGAGCTCACATCGACGGGAAGGTTTGGCACCTCGATGTCGGCTCTTCGCCACCTGGGGCTGTAGTATGTTCCAAGGGTTGGGCTGTTCGCCCATTAAAGCGGTACGTGAGCTGGGTTCAGAACGTCGTGAGACAGTTCGGTCCATATCCGGTGTGGGCGTTAGAGCATTGAGAGGACCTTTCCCTAGTACGAGAGGACCGGGAAGGACGCACCTCTGGTGTACCAGTTATCGTGCCCACGGTAAACGCTGGGTAGCCAAGTGCGGAGCGGATAACTGCTGAAAGCATCTAAGTAGTAAGCCCACCCCAAGATGAGTGCTCTCCTATTCCTACTTCCCCAGAGCCTCCGGTAGCACAGCCGAGACAGCGACGGGTTCTCTGCCCCTGCGGGGATGGAGCGACAGAAGTTTTTTTGAGAATTCAAGAGAAGGTCACGGCGAGACGAGCCGTTTATCATTACGATAGGTGTCAAGTGGAAGTGCAGTGATGTATGCAGCTGAGGCATCCTAACAGACCGGTAGACTTGAACCTTGTTCCTACATGACCTGATCAATTCGATCAGGCACTCGCCATCTATTTTCATTGTTCAAATCTTTGACAACACGAAAAAACCATTGTTCAACTCTTTGACAACATGAAAAAACCAAAAGCTCTGCCCTCCCTCTCTATCTATCCAAGGGATGGAAGGGCAGAGGCCTTTGGTGTCCCCTCCAGTCAAGAATTGGGGCCTCACAATCACTAGCCAATATGCTTTTCTCTCATGCCTTTCTTCGTTCATGGTTCGATATTCTGGTGTCCTAGGCGTAGAGGAACCACACCAATCCATCCCGAACTTGGTGGTTAAACTCTACTGCGGTGACGATACTGTAGGGGAGGTCCTGCGGAAAAATAGCTCGACGCCAGGATGATAAAAAGCTTAACACCTCTCATTCTTATTACTTTTTCAATATGAAAACGAAAAAAAAAAAAAAATGAAAAATCAAAAGGTCGTTTTATTCAAAACCCCAATTGTGACATCCCTTCTCTCCCACTTCACACCTCGGAACGCACCCTTCTTATAGAGATAAACGCGCTTTCACATCTTCTTAACCCGAAATGGCTGGGGAGAGGAAAGGTTCCTTTTTTTGAGGGTACTCCCGGGAACAGATCCAGTGGAGACGGGGTGGGGCCTGTAGCTCAGAGGATTAGAGCACGTGGCTACGAACCACGGTGTCGGGGGTTCGAATCCCTCCTCGCCCACAACCGGCCCAAAAGGGAAGTACCTTTCCCTCTGGGGGTAGGAAAATCATGATCGGGATAGCGAACCAAAAGCTATGGAACTTGGGTGTGGGTCTTTTGTCGAAATGGAATGGCTTTTCTTTTTATCTTTTTATTTATCGTGAATGGGGGAATCATTACACATAGTATGCCCGATTGGCGTATTTTTTTGTTTTACGCCCCGTAACTCTTCCTCAGCCAGGCTTGGGCAGAATAGCAGAGCAAGTATTAGTAGCATAACAAAAAAGCCTTCCTCGTCATTAATATCTTTGCTCGCGGCAATTGTGACCTCTCGGGAGAATCGATGACTGCATCTTTGATGCAGTGCTAGTACATCTGAGACTTCTTAATTGGCTAGTTGTAAATAGCCCCAGGGCTATGGAACAAAGGATTATCTCGGACCTAGACCGAGGTATTGATGGTGATTTTCTAATCTCGCAGAACAGAATGTGATACGATGAGATAGAATGCAATAGAAACAAAGACAGGGAACGGGTTACCTACTCTTAACGGGCAAAGCGAGCCCCTTTATTCTGAATTAAAGAATTCAGAATCAATCAAATCTCCCCAAGTAGGATTCGAACCTACGACCAATCGGTTAACAGCCGACCGCTCTACCACTGAGCTACTGAGGAACAACAGGAGATTCGATCTCATAGAGTTCAATTCCCGTTCCCAACCCATGACCAATATAAGCTCGAAGCTTCCTTCGTAACTCCCGGAACTTCTTCGTAGTGGCTCCCTTACATGCCTCATTTCAGAGGGAACCTCAAAGTGGCTCTATTTCATTATATTCCATCCATATCCCAATTCCATTCATTTAATATCCCTTTGGTGTCATTGACATAACAGATGTCGTTTCTAGTCTATCTCTTTCTATTTCTTTTCTATATATGGAAAGTTGAAAAATCATCATATAATAATCCAGAAATTGCAATAGAAAAGAAATAAGGGAGGTTTGTGATGATTTTTCAATCTTTTCTACTAGGTAATCTAGTATCCTTATGCATGAAGATAATCAATTCGGTCGTTGTGGTCGGACTCTATTATGGATTTCTGACCACATTCTCCATAGGGCCCTCTTATCTCTTCCTTCTCCGAGCTCTGGTTATGGAAGAAGGAACCGAGAAGAAGGTATCAGCAACAACTGGTTTTATTACGGGACAGCTCATGATGTTCATATCGATCTATTATGCGCCTCTGCATCTAGCATTGGGTAGGCCTCATACAATAACTGTCCTAGCTCTACCATATCTTTTGTTTCATTTCTTCTGGAACAATCACAAACACTTTTTTGATTATGGATCTACTACCAGAAATTCAATGCGTAATCTCAGCATTCAATGTGTATTCCTGAATAATCTCATTTTTCAATTATTCAACCATTTCATTTTACCAAGTTCAATGTTAGCCAGATTAGTCAACATTTATCTCTTTCGATGCAACAACAAGATCTTATTTGTAACAAGTGGTTTTGTTGGTTGGTTAATTGGTCACATTTTATTCATGAAATGGCTTGGATTGGTATTAGTCTGGATACGGCAAAATCATTCTATTAGATCGAATAAGTACATTCGATCTAATAAGTACCTTGTGTTAGAATTGAGAAATTCTATGGCTCGGATCTTTAGTATTCTCTTATTTATTACCTGTGTCTACTATTTAGGCAGAATACCCTCACCCATTCTTACTAAGAAACTGAAAGAAGCCTCAAAAACAGAAGAAAGGGTGGAAAGTGAGGAAGAAAGAGATGTAGAAATAGAAACTGCTTCCGAAATGAAGGGGACTAAACAGGAACAAGAGGGATCCACTGAAGAAGATCCTTATCCTTCTCCTTCCCTTTTTTCGGAAGAAGGGTGGGATCCGGACAAAATCGATGAAACGGAAGAAATCCGAGTGAATGGAAAGGAGAAAATAAAGGATAAATTCCACTCTCAACTTACAGAGACAGGCTATAACAAATTAAAAAAAAAATTGAATAAAATCAAATAAAAGAATTTGATTCAAAAAGTCGAAAAGAGTAAGTAATAAACTAATAAAAAGACTGAAACATAAGCTAAATACAAGAAAAGATACGAAGAGATGCGTCCGCCCCCTATATATTTGATACCTTCTCCTACAATGAAACTAATAACCCCAACCCCGTTAGTCATCCCATCAATTACTCGTCGATCAAAAAAATGAGTAAATTCAGCTAATCCTCTTATCCCACCGACAAAGAATCTTGTATAAAAAGCATCTATGTAAGCACGATTATATGACCAATCATAGATGCCATTGAGAATTTTGTCCCACAGAATTCTCTTAGGGCCCTTTTTAACAAAAGAATTTATTAACTCAAAATTTTTTAAAGAAGAATAAATGGGTTTATATAAAAAGGATGCTATAAATATTCCGAAATAAGCTATACTGACTGAAAGAACTGCATCCTTTAAAAATTCATTCCAATCCATCGAATTATTCGACTTTTGATGCAAAAGATTTATAGATGGAGCTAACCATTTCGATAATATATCCAAATTCACTCCCTCTTGGTTGAAAGGAATTCCTATGGATCCAACAAACAAAGTAAAGAGTCCTAATACAAATAGTGGGAATAGCATAGTATTGTCCGATTCATAAGGATAGGAATAAACCGCTTTATGCTCAAAACGAGCAATAGTCATAAAAGGTCGTGTCATCTTTCTTCCATTTTTATCAATAGGATATTTCGTTTTTGAAAAAAAAGAAGTACTTTCATTATTATTCATTGGTAATAAACAAGAGTTTTTCTTAACGCCGTTTTTACCCCATAGAGATATTGAATAGAAAGGGGTTTTTTGTTTCCCACCATAATTTTGAAAATGAACGTTTAAATGCCCTTCAAAAGTAAGTAAATAGATCCGAAACATATAAAATGCGGTTAATCCCGCCGTGGCCCAAGCTATTATTGCGAAAATTGGCGAATACAACCAACTATCATTAAGAATTTCATCTTTGGACCAAAAACAAGCAAGAGGTGGAATACCACAAAGAGAAAGTGTACCTAATAAAAATGTGATTTGGGTAATTGGTACATGTTTTCTTAAACCCCCCATAAGACCCATATTCTGGCTTTTAGCTGGAGAATATCCAACAATAGTTTCCATTGAATGAATAATGGATCCGGATCCTAAAAATAATAATGCTTTGGAATAAGCATGAGTAATCAAATGAAATAAAGCGCTTCGATAAGACCCCATACCTAGAGCTAACATCATATAACCCAATTGAGACATTGTGGAATAGGCTAAACCTCTCTTAATGTCTTTTTGAGCAAGAGCTAAAGTGGCTCCTAATAATACTGTTATTATTCCTATAATCGAGATCAAATACATTATGTAAGGTATAACTCTGAAAAGAGGAAGAAGCCGAGCTACAAGAAAAATTCCCGCCGCTACCATAGTAGCAGCATGTATAAGAGCCGAAATAGGAGTAGGCCCCTCCATGGCATCAGGTAACCATACATGAAGGGGGAATTGGGCGGATTTAGCAACTGCACCGGCAAATAAGAGAACAGCGCATAAAGTAACAAATAAAAAATTGACCTCATTATTATAAATCAAGTTATTGAATATTTCGAATAAATCCCTAAATTCGAAACTCCCTGTTATCCAATAAAAACCTAAAATTCCTAATAATAAACCAAAATCCCCTACACGATTAGTTACAAACGCTTTTTGACAAGCATTTGCCGCAACAGGTCGTGTAAACCAAAATCCTATTAATAGATAGGAACACAGCCCAACCAATTCCCAAAAAATATAAATTTGTATCAAATTCGAACTAGTAACTAATCCCAACATGGAAGTACTGAAAAAACTCATATAAGCAAAAAATCTCAAATAGCCTTGATCATGAGCCATATAATTATCACTATAAATAAGAACCATAATTCCAACAGTAGTGATTAATATTGACATAATAGAAGTAAGTGGGTCGATCAAGTATCCGAAGTCTAAAGAAAAATCATTATTGATGATCCAAGACCATACATATTGATAAAAAGAACTGCTATTTATTTGCTGAATAGACAGGTAGATTGAAAAAACCATGACTATGCTTAACAATAAAACACTCTGAAAAGCCCACATACGGCGAAAACTTTTTGTTGCCGTTGGAAAAAGAATAAGTCCCGCTCCTATTAACATAGGGACTGGAAGTGGAATGAAAGGTATGATCCACGCATATTCATATGTCTGTTCCATAAAAAAGTTTTGAATTCTTAATTAATTGTTTCCGATTCACCGGATCTTACCTCTTTTGAAAGGCGTCAATAAAAAGTAAAAATATGGACTAACTTAAACTAATTTAAAACTTAAATCGAATTTTCTATTCTTACTTATTCTGAGTCTTTGCTAAATACTTCAACTATTGAAATCAAGAAGTTACAATGGGTCAAATGATATGAAAGGGATTAATTACTGGTCTCCTTTGAAATAGGCCCATTTTTACCCAGGTTTTACCAGTAAATAGGTATAGATTTTCTGAATCAAAAAGAGAAGAATGTGAAATTGTGAAATAAAGATGTCAATAGAGAACCTTTTCTTTTTTACGATTCTGAATGTTTTATGGAATAGAAAAACTGGAAAAAAAAAACGCATATTGGCCTTCTTTTTTTATTTCCAGTATTATGTCCAGTATTATGCAATTTTCACATATCTTTTTCCTATCTCGATAATGTTTTATTTGAGGAGGACACTATTAGCTCGAAAATAAATAGTAGTAAAAAGAATTCGTTTTGAAGAATAGATGTCTTTCACATCCAGCTATAACAATGAGTAATTTTTTAATTTCTAAATGGCAGTTCCAAAAAAACGCACTTCGACATCAAAAAAGCGTATTCGTAAAAATATTTGGAAAAAGAAGGGATATTGGGTAGCATTAAAGGCTTTTTCGTTAGCGAAATCTCTTTCTACCGGGAATTCAAAAAGTTTTTTTGTACGCCAAACAAAAATAAATAAGTAATAAAACGTTAGAATAATTTGAATCAACTTGAAAAAAGAATTCAATTATTCTTAAATTATTATCTAATTGAATAATTTAACGATTTCCCTTTCATATTTGATATTGATTAGCTCACAATACGTAATGGAACTCTCTTCGCTTTTCTGATTGATATATAAAATAATTGAATTAGGAAATCCTCTATTTACTGAATAATAATTTTTTTGTTTACAAAAGAATAAAGATCATTTCTATTCCAAGGTGGGGAGTTTGATTTTCCCCATCGACCTATTTGCAGAATTCAATTAAAAAAGAAAAAATTCTATATTTCCATATCTTTTGCCCTTAACCCAATAGATAAAATTGCTTAATGAAATTCTGTATCACTAATTGTCAATTTTGAGTGATGCAAAATAGGTTCTTTTCCTTCTATTTTGTCTTCAAAATCCATTTTTTTTTTTAGATTTCTGAAAAAAAAATCAATAGGAAATAGCTGATTAAACAATGAAAACAAAAACTTTTTGAACTCTATTCCTTAATTGAGTATAGAACGATTTAGTTACAAGAGTTCAATTCGAGGCAAGCCTAAAATATAGGAAAGTCCCTGGTTAAATAAAAAAAACTAAGACTCTAAACTCAAATCTAAAATAATGAACCTTCAACTTCAAATTCCTATTTGAACAACCTTTTTTGGTTATTGATCCATTTGACTCATTACTAAACTAAAATAGCTTCCTCAATCTCGACGATTGCTTATTCATAGGCTATTATGAGTTCAAGACAGGCCGCTATGGTGAAATTGGTAGACACGCTGCTCTTAGGAAGCAGTGCTAATGCATCTCGGTTCGAGTCCGAGTGGCGGCATACCGTCTTCTAAAAAGGATAAATAGATCTTATAATGAATTCAATTCCCGATTTCCATTTTAGAATTATGTAATTAAGGGACTCTTCTTTTTTAAAGATTTTTTATGATATTTTCAACCTTAGAGCATATATTAACTCACATTTCCTTTTCGATCGTTTCAATTGTAATTACAATTCATTTGATAACCTTTTTAGTCGATGAAAGCGTAAAACTATATGATTCGTCAGAAAAGGGCATAATAGTTACTTTTTTCTGTATAACAGGATTATTAGTTACTCGTTGGATTTCTTCGGGCCATTTCCCACTAAGCGATTTATATGAATCATTAATTTTCCTTTCATGGAGTTTCTCCCTTATTCATATAATTCCGTATTTCAAAAAAAATGTTTTAATTTTAAGTAAAATAACTGGCCCAAGTGCTATTTTTACCCAAGGCTTTGCTACTTCAGGTATTTTAACTGAAATACACCAATCTGGAATATTAGTACCTGCTCTTCAATCCGAGTGGTTAATAATGCACGTAAGTATGATGATATTGGGCTATGCAGCCCTTTTATGTGGATCGTTATTATCAGTAGCACTTCTAGTGATTACATTTCGAAAAAACAGAAAGCTTTTTTATAAGAGCAATGGTTTTTTAAACGAGTCATTTTTCTTGGGTGAAAATGTTTTAGAAAATACTTCTTTTTTTTCTGCTAAAAATTATTACAGGTCCCAATTGATTCAACAATTGGATTATTGGAGTTATCGAGTTATTAGTTTAGGATTTACTTTTTTAACCATAGGAATCCTTTCGGGAGCGGTATGGGCTAATGAAGCGTGGGGGTCGTATTGGAATTGGGACCCAAAAGAAACTTGGGCGTTTATTACTTGGATCGTATTTGCAATTTATTTACATACTCGAACAAATAGAAATTTGCGGGGTGCAAATTCTGCAATTGTAGCGTCTATAGGCTTTCTTATAATTTGGATATGCTATTTTGGGGTCAATCTAGTAGGAATAGGGTTACATAGTTATGGTTCTTTTCCATCAACATTTAATTGAATTCAAGACAAGTTATTCCAAATACAAGAGCGGGCGGCGCATTGTATGAACCAGCGTGTGGACCGTGTGAATCATCAATACAATATTTGATTCACACGGTTTTCTACCATATGTAGTTCAATTTCATTGTTTTTACTTAACTGAAGAGTTAAGAGAAGAAAAAAGTCTTCTTTTTTTCATTGTCCAAGAATGTTTTTAAAAACAAAGATAGGTTTTTTTATTTCAGTCATACAAATTATCTATAAAAAAAATTAGATAGAATAACTTCGACCTTGTCAACTGCTAATGAAAGAACGAAATCCGGGTATATACCAATACCTATTACGGGTAAAAAGATGGAGATCGAAAGAAATAACTCTCGCGGTCCAGAATCAAAAAAGGAATCCTTCGGGGCATTAAATAGCTTGTATCCATAGAACATCTGGCGTAACATAGATAATGAATAAATAGGAGTTAATATAATTCCAATTGCCATTACAAAAGTAATTAGTATTTTTGGAATTAAAAGATATTTTTGGCCGGTAATTATTCCAAAAAATACTATC
This DNA window, taken from Lycium barbarum chloroplast, complete genome, encodes the following:
- the ndhF gene encoding NdhF; protein product: MEQTYEYAWIIPFIPLPVPMLIGAGLILFPTATKSFRRMWAFQSVLLLSIVMVFSIYLSIQQINSSSFYQYVWSWIINNDFSLDFGYLIDPLTSIMSILITTVGIMVLIYSDNYMAHDQGYLRFFAYMSFFSTSMLGLVTSSNLIQIYIFWELVGLCSYLLIGFWFTRPVAANACQKAFVTNRVGDFGLLLGILGFYWITGSFEFRDLFEIFNNLIYNNEVNFLFVTLCAVLLFAGAVAKSAQFPLHVWLPDAMEGPTPISALIHAATMVAAGIFLVARLLPLFRVIPYIMYLISIIGIITVLLGATLALAQKDIKRGLAYSTMSQLGYMMLALGMGSYRSALFHLITHAYSKALLFLGSGSIIHSMETIVGYSPAKSQNMGLMGGLRKHVPITQITFLLGTLSLCGIPPLACFWSKDEILNDSWLYSPIFAIIAWATAGLTAFYMFRIYLLTFEGHLNVHFQNYGGKQKTPFYSISLWGKNGVKKNSCLLPMNNNESTSFFSKTKYPIDKNGRKMTRPFMTIARFEHKAVYSYPYESDNTMLFPLFVLGLFTLFVGSIGIPFNQEGVNLDILSKWLAPSINLLHQKSNNSMDWNEFLKDAVLSVSIAYFGIFIASFLYKPIYSSLKNFELINSFVKKGPKRILWDKILNGIYDWSYNRAYIDAFYTRFFVGGIRGLAEFTHFFDRRVIDGMTNGVGVISFIVGEGIKYIGGGRISSYLFLYLAYVSVFLLVYYLLFSTF
- the ycf1 gene encoding Ycf1, which gives rise to MIFQSFLLGNLVSLCMKIINSVVVVGLYYGFLTTFSIGPSYLFLLRALVMEEGTEKKVSATTGFITGQLMMFISIYYAPLHLALGRPHTITVLALPYLLFHFFWNNHKHFFDYGSTTRNSMRNLSIQCVFLNNLIFQLFNHFILPSSMLARLVNIYLFRCNNKILFVTSGFVGWLIGHILFMKWLGLVLVWIRQNHSIRSNKYIRSNKYLVLELRNSMARIFSILLFITCVYYLGRIPSPILTKKLKEASKTEERVESEEERDVEIETASEMKGTKQEQEGSTEEDPYPSPSLFSEEGWDPDKIDETEEIRVNGKEKIKDKFHSQLTETGYNKLKKKLNKIK
- the rpl32 gene encoding ribosomal protein L32, whose amino-acid sequence is MAVPKKRTSTSKKRIRKNIWKKKGYWVALKAFSLAKSLSTGNSKSFFVRQTKINK
- the ccsA gene encoding CcsA, giving the protein MIFSTLEHILTHISFSIVSIVITIHLITFLVDESVKLYDSSEKGIIVTFFCITGLLVTRWISSGHFPLSDLYESLIFLSWSFSLIHIIPYFKKNVLILSKITGPSAIFTQGFATSGILTEIHQSGILVPALQSEWLIMHVSMMILGYAALLCGSLLSVALLVITFRKNRKLFYKSNGFLNESFFLGENVLENTSFFSAKNYYRSQLIQQLDYWSYRVISLGFTFLTIGILSGAVWANEAWGSYWNWDPKETWAFITWIVFAIYLHTRTNRNLRGANSAIVASIGFLIIWICYFGVNLVGIGLHSYGSFPSTFN